TTGCCCCGCGCGCCTGGTTTGGCCCAATGGCTGGCCGCGCCGAACAGTTGGTCCAAATGGGTTCAACCCACGGGCCTGCGGAATCTTTATTTTCTTCCTGCAGGTACCGGTGAACCGGCCGCCGATCGCGACTGGGGATTAGTCCTGCCGTCGTTGCGGAATACTTTCCGCCAGGTAGTTTTTCACACTATCGAATCGCCGCCAGCGCGGCTCGAACTCTTAACGCGCGCGGCAACTGCGACCTATCTGACAGTTCCGCTGGGCATCGCTGAGACAATTCCTGCCCAACAAATGCTGACTCGGCTGCGCAGCAAGGGAGCCCGGGTGTTAGGCTGTATTGCCGCTCAGGCATCTGGCTCCTAACTTTCGAATATGGTCCGGCAAACCGCCCCCCGCGCATCCCAGCACATGGCAAAAATACTCGTCACCGGCGGCTGTGGCTTTATTGGCTCGCATCTGGTCGATGCCCTCGTCAAACGCGGCGATCAGGTTCGCGTGCTCGATCTGCCAGATTCGGATAAACGCGAAAACCTCGGGGCGAATCGGCATCGCGTGCAATTGTTCGTCGGTGATGTCGCCGACCTGCAAATCGTGAAGCAAGCGGTGGACGGCGTCGACATCGTCTTCCATCAGGCAGCCTTGGCATCGGTGCCCCGCAGCGTCGAAGATCCGCTCGCCACGCATTCGGCCTGCGTCACCGGCACCCTTGTGGTTTTGCATGCCGCCCAGCAAGCGGGCGTCAAGCGAGTGGTCTATGCCGCCTCGAGCAGCGCTTACGGCAATCAGCCCACACCGCTGAAGAAAGAAACGGACTTGCCGTCGCCTATATCGCCTTATGCTGCTGCGAAACTGGCGGCCGAACACTATTGCCATTCGTTCTATCACAGCTATGGCCTGGAGACCGTTTCGCTGCGGTACTTCAACGTGT
Above is a window of Anatilimnocola aggregata DNA encoding:
- a CDS encoding SDR family oxidoreductase — encoded protein: MAKILVTGGCGFIGSHLVDALVKRGDQVRVLDLPDSDKRENLGANRHRVQLFVGDVADLQIVKQAVDGVDIVFHQAALASVPRSVEDPLATHSACVTGTLVVLHAAQQAGVKRVVYAASSSAYGNQPTPLKKETDLPSPISPYAAAKLAAEHYCHSFYHSYGLETVSLRYFNVFGPQQDPNGPYAAVVPLFAQKLLAGQAPTIYGDGKQTRDFTYIDNVVQANLLASQVPAAAGQTFNVGSGQATSLLDMLGMLQPIIGTNLKPNFAPSRAGDVRDSLADISLARQVLGYNPTIDLKEGMLRTVAAMKG